The Carassius carassius chromosome 31, fCarCar2.1, whole genome shotgun sequence genome includes a region encoding these proteins:
- the LOC132111778 gene encoding receptor expression-enhancing protein 1-like — MVSWIISRLVVLIFGTLYPAYSSYKAVKSKDVREYVKWMMYWIIFALFTSVEVFTDIFLCWLPFYYELKIAFVVWLLSPYTKGSSVLYRKFVHPTLSSKEKDIDEYLCQAKDKSYDTLMQFGRKGLNVAATAAVTAATKGQGVLSERLRSFSMQDLSSFQEEGQAKNASSGTTQPATAQHRTHTMMRSKSEAGYSKGHDFDMTEYEMLNLEQYDPIEPPGPLTPTPIPTPSQPTLPQPEPSTPLLSPPESFQDKSTSQAIASEEHEEKEEFASSASVQFRFKRHAPEPPPRTLRPITQSRSKNALSLDTEAM; from the exons ATGGTCTCCTGGATTATTTCAAGGCTTGTGGT GCTCATATTTGGTACCCTTTACCCAGCATACTCCTCTTATAAAGCTGTTAAATCAAAAGATGTGAGAGAATAT GTGAAATGGATGATGTACTGGATAATATTTGCACTTTTTACTTCAGTTGAAGTGTTTACTGATATCTTTTTGTGCTG GCTTCCATTCTACTATGAACTCAAAATTGCCTTTGTGGTGTGGTTACTTTCCCCATACACAAAAGGATCCAGTGTGTTGTATAGAAAATTTGTCCACCCTACACTGTCCTCTAAGGAGAAG GACATCGATGAATACCTTTGCCAAGCAAAAGATAAAAGCTATGATACCCTCATGCAGTTTGGAAGGAAAGGCCTGAATGTGGCGGCAACAGCTGCTGTAACTGCTGCCACTAAG GGCCAAGGCGTTCTCTCCGAGCGACTCCGCAGTTTCAGCATGCAGGACCTGTCATCATTCCAGGAAGAGGGCCAGGCAAAGAATGCAAGTTCTGGAACTACTCAACCTGCAACCGCACAGCACAGAACACACACTATGATGCGCAGCAAATCAGAGGCTGGTTACAGCAAGG GCCATGATTTTGACATGACCGAATATGAGATGTTGAACTTGGAGCAGTATGACCCCATTGAGCCTCCCGGTCCACTGACACCCACACCCATCCCGACCCCATCTCAGCCCACTCTGCCTCAGCCTGAGCCCTCGACTCCGCTGCTTTCCCCTCCTGAGTCCTTCCAAGATAAATCCACATCCCAAGCCATAGCCTCAGAGGAGCATGAGGAGAAGGAGGAATTTGCCTCGTCTGCTTCAGTCCAATTCAGATTTAAGAGGCATGCCCCTGAG CCTCCTCCTAGGACCCTAAGACCCATCACCCAATCCAGATCAAAGAACGCCCTCTCTTTGGACACTGAAGCCATGTGA